A portion of the Edaphobacter lichenicola genome contains these proteins:
- a CDS encoding TetR/AcrR family transcriptional regulator, whose translation MKKNSQLVDDAQITDAGKRTRTRAKLVEAAAAVIADKGFDRASLEEIAARAGMTRGAVYGNFKNKEELFLALIESRWKPILPPLKPGASLREQMRIVGRFVAKEAKERRKYAAIATAFQLYILTHEPMRTKLMEKNAAAYQWIAKELVKVIPAKELPMPPNQFVRVLDAITTGLLFTYFQTPDLITEEIFVAAFEALA comes from the coding sequence ATGAAGAAAAACAGTCAATTGGTGGATGACGCGCAGATCACGGATGCAGGTAAGCGAACTCGCACGAGGGCGAAACTCGTTGAAGCGGCCGCGGCCGTCATTGCAGACAAGGGCTTTGATCGTGCCTCGCTCGAAGAGATTGCTGCGCGAGCGGGCATGACTCGAGGTGCCGTTTATGGCAATTTTAAGAATAAGGAAGAGCTGTTCCTGGCGCTAATAGAGAGTCGATGGAAACCCATTCTACCTCCACTCAAGCCGGGAGCAAGCTTGAGAGAACAGATGCGCATTGTGGGGAGATTTGTCGCGAAGGAGGCTAAGGAGCGCCGTAAATATGCTGCTATTGCGACTGCGTTTCAACTCTACATCCTCACGCATGAGCCGATGCGCACTAAGCTGATGGAGAAAAATGCGGCTGCTTATCAATGGATCGCAAAGGAGCTGGTCAAAGTGATACCTGCAAAAGAGCTACCTATGCCTCCGAATCAATTTGTCCGTGTCCTCGACGCTATCACTACAGGGTTGCTGTTTACCTATTTTCAGACACCGGATCTAATCACGGAAGAGATCTTCGTTGCAGCGTTTGAAGCGTTGGCTTAG
- a CDS encoding alpha/beta fold hydrolase codes for MLTHWQLSLGFLLLLLLLLAIGYAYEQIGQRRDLRLRPAPGRLVSVGNHKLHLLCKGTVAPTVVIEQGAGELSSYWWALQDEIAKFASVCTYDRAGIGWSDSVASSRTIEDRTHELHTLLTNAGVKGPYIFVAHSYGGLIVRSYFHEYPSEVAGLILVDTPEESSIFQDDVLDFYSKARVMQRAVGYAAQFGILRLLRHWIPLDRYGFWLTRFSEYAALCDDLASLERVPRSMRSSKSAGSFGSLPMVVITHGKPFPGPFDVLEKNWSNSQKQLAALSTDSVLIVAENSNHMIQHDEPALVVDAVQSMHTAVRTGTPLFSSRDPRDK; via the coding sequence ATGCTTACCCATTGGCAACTATCGCTTGGCTTCCTTCTGCTGTTGCTCCTCTTGTTGGCGATAGGCTATGCCTATGAGCAGATAGGCCAGCGAAGAGATCTCCGCCTACGTCCCGCTCCCGGACGCCTGGTTTCGGTCGGCAATCATAAGCTTCACCTCCTATGTAAGGGTACTGTTGCTCCCACTGTCGTGATTGAACAAGGAGCTGGCGAACTATCAAGCTACTGGTGGGCTCTGCAGGACGAGATTGCAAAATTTGCCAGCGTCTGTACCTACGACCGCGCCGGTATTGGCTGGAGCGATTCGGTGGCATCCAGCAGGACCATCGAAGACCGTACCCATGAGCTGCACACATTGCTCACCAACGCCGGAGTGAAAGGCCCCTACATCTTCGTGGCCCACTCCTATGGCGGACTCATCGTTCGGAGCTACTTTCACGAATACCCCAGCGAGGTTGCAGGACTCATCCTCGTCGACACCCCTGAAGAGTCTTCCATCTTTCAGGATGACGTTCTCGACTTCTACTCGAAGGCGCGAGTCATGCAGCGAGCCGTCGGCTACGCCGCTCAATTTGGAATTCTGCGCCTGCTGCGTCATTGGATTCCTCTCGACCGCTATGGATTCTGGCTCACCAGATTCTCTGAGTACGCCGCACTGTGTGACGATCTCGCTTCTCTGGAGCGGGTGCCGCGGTCGATGAGAAGTTCAAAGAGCGCAGGAAGCTTTGGATCGTTGCCGATGGTCGTGATCACTCACGGAAAGCCATTTCCTGGCCCTTTTGACGTACTTGAAAAAAATTGGAGCAATAGCCAGAAACAACTAGCTGCACTTTCTACCGACAGCGTCCTGATCGTGGCGGAAAATAGCAACCACATGATTCAGCATGATGAACCTGCGCTGGTTGTAGACGCTGTACAGAGCATGCACACAGCAGTTCGCACAGGCACTCCATTGTTCTCTAGCCGAGACCCACGAGACAAGTAA
- a CDS encoding TolB-like translocation protein, translating into MSRVRSRLLVVGLFCFFASHLQPRANAIVEPTPADVALPVPEVFAPGIISGPANDGSPTFSPDGGTLFFTRSSAHWSIILESHRLKDGWSEPKVASFSGVWSDSSPALSPDGSFLLFVSVRPLATDSAQGKGGTDMASHIWRVDRVGSGWSAPVQLPESINSFQWIFRPSVAADGSIYFTAAVKGKELSLFRSQCQHGIYRNVEPLSFSDGSVKDVDPEIAPDQSFLVFTSKRPRPGDTSHEHLFIVYNQGGVWGPIVPIRYAGDDANGSSEDNDPRFGADHRTIYFSSDRTLAVHFPRTHEQASEDYQRLETWDNSNSNIWVISLSSVLNEATSSQSSL; encoded by the coding sequence ATGTCCAGAGTACGATCACGCTTGCTAGTCGTAGGTCTTTTCTGTTTCTTTGCCAGCCACCTGCAACCACGCGCCAACGCCATCGTTGAACCGACTCCAGCGGATGTTGCGCTCCCCGTACCTGAGGTATTTGCTCCGGGCATCATCTCCGGACCTGCCAACGATGGGTCGCCGACTTTCTCTCCCGATGGAGGTACGCTCTTTTTCACTCGAAGTAGCGCGCACTGGTCCATCATCCTCGAATCGCATCGGCTCAAGGATGGGTGGTCCGAGCCTAAGGTCGCATCGTTCTCCGGGGTATGGTCTGATTCGTCACCTGCGCTCTCTCCGGATGGTTCGTTTCTTCTCTTTGTTTCGGTTCGACCTCTCGCAACGGATTCTGCGCAGGGTAAAGGTGGCACCGATATGGCGTCTCATATCTGGAGGGTCGACCGCGTCGGATCGGGTTGGAGCGCGCCGGTGCAGCTTCCTGAATCGATAAACTCTTTTCAATGGATCTTTCGGCCTAGTGTTGCAGCAGACGGAAGTATTTATTTCACTGCTGCTGTGAAGGGTAAGGAGTTGAGCCTGTTTCGCTCGCAGTGTCAACACGGTATCTACCGCAACGTGGAACCTCTCTCCTTCAGCGACGGCAGCGTAAAGGATGTCGATCCTGAGATAGCGCCCGATCAGTCGTTCCTGGTATTTACGAGCAAGCGTCCCAGACCAGGCGATACGTCGCATGAGCATCTGTTTATCGTCTATAACCAAGGCGGCGTCTGGGGTCCAATCGTCCCGATCCGCTACGCAGGCGACGATGCGAATGGCTCAAGTGAGGATAACGATCCTCGCTTTGGCGCGGATCACCGAACGATTTATTTCAGCAGCGATCGCACGCTGGCGGTTCACTTCCCTCGTACACACGAGCAAGCGAGCGAAGACTACCAGCGTCTCGAAACCTGGGACAATAGCAACTCGAATATATGGGTGATCTCGCTGAGTTCGGTGCTTAACGAGGCGACCTCCTCGCAGTCCAGCCTGTAG
- a CDS encoding MFS transporter: MRKSRSPLYVTTLIAGAFFMENLDGTIIATALPQMARSFHVGAVNLNIGMTAYLLTLAVFIPISGWVADRYGSRSVFASAIAIFTLASLLCGVSRTLTQFTLMRIVQGIGGAMMVPVGRLIVLRNTPKEELTQAIAYITWPGLTALVLGPALGGFITTYASWHWIFFLNLPLGVVALTLALLWIENVRMDERHPFDWLTFVLGGFASVGVVYAMEKLGGEGGRWQLPATILVLSLLSGTVAVMVGRRRPAISLIDFESLRLKTYSLSVYGASAFRIAVSVLPFLLPLMFQIAFGLNAFRSGLYLLALFAGDLSMKAFVIQALRRFGFRQILLVNGVITVGSMMLCATLTPATPPMLIVAILFFHGACRSMEFTCMTTLAYTEIPASRMSRANGFLSAIMQLSMGLGVAVGAITLRLVAHAHGHSAVTPQLRDFHVAILVMAVLALGPVVDSLGLSPSAGVATSGHTAAELEVNPV, translated from the coding sequence ATGAGGAAGAGCCGTTCGCCGCTGTATGTCACCACGTTGATTGCGGGCGCCTTCTTTATGGAGAACCTGGACGGCACGATTATCGCCACGGCGCTGCCGCAGATGGCGCGTAGCTTTCATGTGGGTGCGGTGAATTTGAACATCGGGATGACGGCGTATCTGCTGACACTGGCAGTGTTCATTCCGATTAGCGGGTGGGTCGCGGATCGGTATGGGTCGCGGTCGGTGTTTGCGTCGGCGATTGCAATCTTTACGCTGGCGTCGCTGCTTTGTGGGGTTTCGCGGACGCTGACGCAGTTCACCCTGATGCGGATTGTTCAGGGTATCGGCGGCGCGATGATGGTGCCGGTGGGACGTCTGATTGTGCTGCGGAATACGCCGAAGGAGGAGCTGACGCAGGCCATCGCGTATATCACCTGGCCCGGGCTGACGGCGTTGGTGCTTGGGCCGGCGCTGGGTGGTTTTATCACGACGTATGCGAGCTGGCATTGGATCTTCTTTCTGAATCTGCCGCTGGGCGTGGTGGCCCTGACGCTGGCGCTGCTATGGATTGAGAATGTGCGGATGGACGAGCGGCATCCGTTCGACTGGCTGACGTTTGTGCTGGGAGGATTTGCTTCGGTGGGCGTGGTTTACGCGATGGAGAAGCTCGGCGGCGAGGGAGGTCGGTGGCAGTTGCCAGCGACGATTCTGGTGCTGAGCCTGTTGAGCGGCACGGTAGCAGTGATGGTTGGCAGGCGCAGACCGGCGATCTCGCTGATCGACTTCGAGTCGCTAAGGCTGAAGACGTACTCGCTATCGGTGTATGGAGCGAGCGCGTTTCGCATAGCGGTGTCGGTGCTTCCGTTTCTGCTTCCGCTGATGTTCCAGATTGCATTTGGGCTGAATGCTTTTCGGTCGGGGCTTTATCTGCTGGCATTGTTTGCGGGGGACCTGAGCATGAAGGCGTTTGTGATTCAGGCGCTTCGCCGGTTCGGGTTTCGGCAGATTCTGCTGGTGAATGGAGTGATCACGGTGGGCTCGATGATGTTGTGCGCGACGCTGACGCCGGCGACTCCTCCCATGCTGATTGTGGCGATTCTGTTCTTTCATGGGGCGTGCCGATCCATGGAGTTCACCTGCATGACTACGCTGGCGTACACAGAGATTCCAGCGAGCAGGATGAGCCGCGCGAACGGATTTTTGAGCGCCATCATGCAACTCAGCATGGGACTGGGGGTGGCAGTCGGGGCGATCACGCTGCGGCTGGTGGCGCATGCGCATGGACACTCTGCCGTGACGCCGCAGTTGCGGGACTTTCATGTAGCAATTCTGGTGATGGCGGTGCTGGCGCTGGGACCCGTGGTGGATAGTCTGGGTCTGTCGCCGAGTGCGGGCGTAGCGACGAGCGGACACACAGCGGCAGAGCTTGAGGTCAACCCAGTTTGA
- a CDS encoding YcbK family protein, producing MQILRGRCVAGVAAATMLVFGVTGFSWAKTSRTKGHTGVHSSVKTHPVISGEEVVPGVMPDEASSGTASGELPEDGKPYSLRMTNLHTGESLDVVYRIGDTYVPEALEKLNYFLRDHYTQDVVHYEPKEFDVLHALMSRLGRASGVIQVVCGYRTPETNEALRHASVKTGVAEHSQHMEGHAIDLRVPGVSTVQLRNTALSLHAGGVGYYPVSQFVHVDVGPVREWAFGAAPKKPSRRVHSAHSGTVAGE from the coding sequence ATGCAGATATTGCGTGGGAGATGTGTCGCCGGAGTTGCAGCTGCGACGATGTTGGTTTTTGGGGTAACGGGTTTTTCCTGGGCTAAAACGTCTCGGACAAAAGGGCACACCGGTGTGCATAGCTCGGTCAAGACGCATCCTGTGATTTCGGGCGAGGAGGTTGTGCCGGGGGTGATGCCGGATGAGGCTTCCTCGGGTACGGCTTCGGGTGAGCTGCCGGAAGATGGGAAGCCTTACTCGCTGCGGATGACGAATCTGCACACGGGCGAGAGTCTAGATGTGGTGTATCGGATTGGGGACACGTATGTGCCTGAGGCGCTGGAGAAGCTGAATTACTTTTTGCGCGATCACTACACGCAGGACGTGGTGCACTATGAGCCGAAGGAGTTCGATGTTCTGCATGCGCTGATGTCTCGGCTGGGTCGGGCGAGTGGAGTGATCCAAGTGGTTTGCGGGTATAGGACGCCAGAGACCAATGAGGCGCTGCGTCATGCGTCTGTGAAGACCGGGGTGGCTGAGCATAGTCAGCATATGGAGGGGCATGCGATCGATCTTCGCGTGCCGGGGGTTTCGACGGTGCAACTGCGGAATACAGCGCTCTCGCTGCATGCGGGTGGAGTTGGATATTATCCGGTGTCGCAGTTCGTTCATGTGGATGTGGGGCCGGTGCGGGAGTGGGCTTTTGGTGCCGCGCCGAAGAAGCCGAGCAGGCGGGTTCATAGCGCTCACTCGGGAACTGTTGCGGGCGAGTAG
- a CDS encoding ornithine cyclodeaminase family protein, giving the protein MSNEQLVFINEEQVRATLFYDELIPAIRQALMDFSAGRAVQPVRTVMSVAQHTGWFAVMPAVYGDVMGAKMVTFYPRNADKGKHTHLAMIQLFRADTGEPLAMLDGRLITEMRTAAVSAVAVDLLARPEAKVLGILGSGVQARSHVRALSRVRKFEEIRVWSRSEGNARRFAEEVGGRVTTAEEAASGADVVLTLTSSPEPVLLGRWLKKDAMVCAVGAVTPDRRELDDEAMRGAVVVESREAGMREPGDILMAKAQVNAEIGELLLGGVLDRKELPVVFKSVGIATEDVAAAKLVYDRITGTSRA; this is encoded by the coding sequence ATGTCGAATGAACAGTTGGTCTTTATTAATGAAGAACAGGTGAGGGCGACGCTCTTCTATGATGAGCTGATTCCGGCGATCCGGCAGGCGTTGATGGATTTTTCTGCTGGCCGGGCGGTGCAGCCCGTGCGAACCGTGATGTCAGTCGCTCAACATACCGGTTGGTTTGCGGTGATGCCGGCGGTGTATGGCGACGTGATGGGCGCCAAGATGGTCACGTTTTATCCCAGGAATGCCGATAAGGGGAAGCATACGCATCTGGCGATGATTCAACTGTTTCGCGCAGACACGGGCGAGCCGCTGGCGATGCTGGATGGGCGGCTGATTACGGAGATGAGGACGGCTGCGGTGTCGGCGGTCGCGGTCGATTTGCTGGCGCGGCCAGAGGCGAAGGTGTTGGGGATTCTTGGGAGCGGGGTGCAGGCTCGGTCGCATGTACGGGCGCTGTCGCGCGTGCGGAAGTTTGAGGAGATTCGGGTTTGGAGCCGGTCGGAAGGAAATGCTCGGCGGTTTGCTGAGGAGGTTGGAGGGCGAGTGACGACGGCGGAGGAGGCCGCGTCGGGTGCGGATGTCGTGCTGACGCTGACGAGTTCGCCGGAGCCGGTTTTGTTGGGGCGATGGTTGAAGAAGGATGCGATGGTGTGTGCTGTTGGTGCGGTGACGCCGGATCGTAGGGAGCTTGATGACGAGGCAATGCGGGGTGCTGTTGTGGTGGAGTCGCGGGAGGCTGGGATGCGGGAGCCGGGGGATATTTTGATGGCGAAGGCTCAGGTAAATGCCGAGATTGGGGAGCTACTGCTGGGAGGCGTGCTGGACAGGAAGGAGCTGCCGGTGGTGTTCAAGTCGGTTGGGATTGCGACTGAAGATGTTGCTGCGGCAAAGCTTGTGTATGACAGGATTACGGGTACGAGTAGGGCGTAA
- a CDS encoding YceH family protein has protein sequence MQLDPIQLRVLGSLIEKEITTPENYPLSLNALVNACNQRSSRDPVLELSEEDVRQALHALEDLALATPVHDARVPKYEHRIRTVLNLRRDETAILCLLILRGPQTPGELRSRADRLFTFDDLAAVQSTLERLAARPPTDETTPENTGPLTVILPRQPGSREARYAHLLGAPPDLSITGPDRTEATTPSISRVTQLEAEVATLSTALQALQSRVDRIEAQIEAPVSGDDSSVR, from the coding sequence ATGCAGCTCGACCCCATCCAGCTCCGCGTTCTCGGCTCCCTCATCGAAAAAGAGATCACCACCCCCGAGAACTATCCCCTCTCCCTCAACGCTCTTGTCAACGCCTGCAACCAGCGCTCCAGCCGCGACCCCGTCCTCGAACTCTCCGAAGAAGATGTCCGCCAGGCGCTTCACGCGCTCGAAGACCTCGCCCTCGCAACCCCTGTCCACGACGCCCGCGTCCCCAAGTACGAGCACCGCATCCGCACCGTCCTCAACCTCCGCCGCGACGAGACCGCCATCCTCTGCCTCCTCATCCTGCGCGGCCCCCAGACACCCGGCGAGCTCCGCAGCCGTGCCGACCGGCTCTTCACCTTTGACGACCTCGCCGCCGTCCAATCCACCCTGGAGCGCCTCGCCGCCCGCCCCCCAACCGACGAGACAACTCCCGAAAACACCGGCCCACTCACCGTCATCCTCCCCCGCCAGCCCGGCTCTCGCGAAGCCCGCTACGCCCACTTGCTCGGAGCCCCACCCGACCTCTCCATCACCGGCCCAGACCGAACGGAAGCAACCACCCCCTCCATCTCACGAGTCACCCAACTCGAAGCCGAAGTCGCCACTCTCTCCACCGCGCTCCAGGCCCTGCAGTCTCGCGTTGACCGCATCGAGGCGCAGATCGAAGCACCTGTGTCTGGCGACGATTCCTCTGTAAGATGA
- a CDS encoding PAS domain-containing protein, which yields MADSLIDKSPAVLNRRAQFRRESDAENDHLARLIAQLPEAVLCCNTSWTITYANAEAIRISRLEPSDINTKTHWQLFPETVGTDLERAYRNVMQTRVAQHIEHFYAPFDVWIDVHIIPSDEGVALYYRDVTDRKRAESLRDSAVRQLQQIFDVFPDSIVCIDRQWNCTFANRAALAILKVETLIGENLWERFPSNRQEPFLSNYRATMERRVPTEFEAYSPEPLDIWFKVSVRPYEDGIIIFSSDITDRKGAELLRDASARQLRQVLETTNDAVVSLNHDWNFTFLNRRAKELLRPKGELLGKNLWKEFPASAQPASDFRYHYHRAMDQGIPGEFEAFSRDPINLWLAIQCRPYDGGIVVFFRDITARREADLILRQQQELLSSVQKTALTATWDIDYATGKATYGTGSYPVFGHPFSDVADFRAFKKIVLPEHLPLIAAAIQTAADTDHMVVQDFQVRAADGRILWLESRGQAVQVDGKTTRFRGLTIDITDRKKNEEALVASEARYRVLADLNPQAIWMGTPDGSITYANQRFLDYVGLTIETLGRRNWIDAFHPDDQQRVRDAWTHSVATGDEYDLEARLMRAKDSKPRWLWLRAQVVRDDSDKILHWLGVAIDIDDRKTFAETLQKRQEETERQRAELESIYQTAPVGLALFNAVDLRYIRINDRQVEIIGLPREKILGRVITDVVSLPGLKELLQAAAQGHPVRNQLLQGELPGRPGEQRSFNVSYSPVFNTDHTVEAIAAVVLEITNQKKAEAALIQSEKLAAVGRLASSISHEINNPLEAITNLLYLIGLSAELPEVSRQYLQTAQSELSRVCQIATQTLRFHRQAVRATRVSAADLVDAVLLLYQGRLANSHIQVDARYDTDTTVLCFENDIRQVLNNLIANAIDAMRSGGRLIVRAHDATDYSPEYLQPRPGIRITIADTGHGMSPTVKSRLFEPFYTTKDLNGTGLGLWISSGIVSRHQGRLTYRSTDDPIRHGTIFSLFLPWAEIALPTTS from the coding sequence ATGGCCGACTCTCTCATCGACAAATCGCCTGCCGTCCTCAATCGACGTGCACAGTTCCGCCGTGAGAGCGATGCCGAGAACGACCACCTCGCCCGTCTCATCGCGCAGCTGCCCGAAGCCGTCCTCTGCTGCAACACCAGCTGGACCATCACCTACGCCAACGCCGAAGCCATCCGCATCAGCCGCCTCGAACCCTCCGACATCAACACCAAAACTCACTGGCAGCTCTTCCCCGAAACCGTCGGCACCGACCTCGAACGCGCCTACCGCAACGTCATGCAGACTCGCGTTGCCCAGCACATCGAGCACTTCTACGCTCCCTTCGACGTCTGGATCGACGTCCACATCATCCCCTCCGACGAGGGCGTCGCTCTCTACTATCGCGACGTTACTGACCGCAAGCGCGCCGAATCTCTCCGCGACTCCGCCGTCCGTCAGCTCCAGCAGATCTTCGATGTCTTCCCCGACTCCATCGTCTGTATCGATCGCCAGTGGAACTGCACCTTCGCCAACCGCGCCGCGCTCGCCATCCTCAAAGTTGAAACCCTCATCGGCGAGAATCTCTGGGAACGCTTTCCCTCCAACCGGCAGGAGCCCTTCCTCTCCAACTATCGCGCCACCATGGAACGGCGCGTCCCCACCGAGTTTGAAGCCTACTCTCCCGAGCCACTCGACATCTGGTTCAAAGTCTCCGTCCGCCCCTACGAAGACGGCATCATTATCTTCTCCAGCGACATCACCGACCGCAAAGGTGCCGAACTCCTTCGCGACGCCTCCGCCCGCCAGCTCCGCCAGGTCCTCGAAACGACAAACGACGCCGTCGTCAGCCTCAATCACGACTGGAACTTTACCTTCCTCAATCGCCGCGCCAAAGAGCTCCTCCGCCCGAAGGGCGAGCTCCTCGGAAAGAATCTCTGGAAGGAGTTTCCCGCCTCCGCGCAGCCCGCCAGCGACTTCCGGTACCACTATCACCGGGCCATGGATCAGGGCATTCCAGGCGAGTTTGAAGCCTTCTCCCGAGATCCCATCAACCTTTGGCTTGCCATTCAGTGCCGTCCCTACGATGGCGGCATCGTCGTCTTCTTCCGCGACATCACAGCCCGCCGCGAGGCCGACCTCATCCTCCGTCAGCAGCAGGAGCTTCTCTCCTCTGTTCAAAAAACCGCACTCACCGCCACGTGGGACATCGATTACGCCACCGGCAAAGCCACCTACGGCACCGGCTCTTATCCCGTATTCGGTCACCCCTTCTCTGATGTGGCAGACTTTCGCGCCTTCAAAAAGATCGTCTTGCCCGAACACCTTCCTCTCATCGCTGCCGCAATTCAAACTGCGGCCGACACAGACCACATGGTCGTGCAGGACTTCCAGGTGCGCGCCGCGGATGGTCGCATTCTCTGGCTGGAGAGCCGCGGTCAAGCCGTCCAGGTTGACGGTAAGACAACGCGCTTTCGCGGTCTCACCATCGACATCACCGATCGCAAAAAGAACGAAGAGGCACTCGTCGCCAGTGAGGCCCGTTATCGCGTCCTCGCCGACCTCAACCCTCAGGCCATCTGGATGGGAACCCCGGACGGCAGCATCACCTACGCCAACCAGCGCTTTCTCGACTACGTCGGCCTCACCATCGAAACCCTCGGTCGCCGCAACTGGATCGATGCCTTTCACCCCGACGATCAGCAGCGCGTTAGGGATGCCTGGACCCACTCGGTCGCCACCGGCGACGAGTACGATCTGGAAGCTCGCCTCATGCGCGCCAAAGATAGCAAGCCACGATGGTTATGGCTGCGCGCCCAGGTCGTCCGCGACGACTCCGACAAAATCCTTCACTGGCTCGGCGTCGCCATCGACATCGACGACCGCAAAACCTTCGCCGAGACCCTCCAGAAGCGCCAGGAAGAGACCGAACGACAGCGCGCCGAGCTCGAATCCATCTATCAGACTGCACCCGTAGGCCTCGCCCTCTTCAACGCCGTAGACCTTCGCTACATCCGCATCAACGACCGCCAGGTCGAGATCATTGGCCTCCCCAGGGAGAAGATCCTTGGCCGAGTCATCACCGACGTCGTCTCACTCCCCGGCCTCAAAGAGCTCCTGCAAGCAGCAGCTCAGGGACATCCTGTCCGCAATCAGCTTCTCCAGGGCGAACTTCCCGGCCGCCCCGGCGAACAGCGATCCTTCAACGTCAGTTACTCACCCGTATTCAACACCGACCACACCGTCGAAGCGATCGCCGCCGTAGTCCTCGAGATCACCAACCAGAAAAAGGCGGAAGCCGCCCTCATCCAGAGCGAAAAACTCGCCGCAGTCGGCCGCCTCGCCAGCTCCATCTCACACGAGATCAATAATCCACTCGAGGCCATCACCAACCTCCTCTATCTCATCGGCCTCTCAGCCGAACTGCCGGAGGTATCCCGCCAATACCTCCAGACCGCACAATCGGAGCTATCGCGCGTCTGTCAGATCGCCACCCAGACCCTCCGCTTCCACCGTCAGGCCGTCCGCGCCACACGAGTCAGCGCAGCAGACCTCGTCGACGCCGTCCTCCTCCTCTATCAAGGTCGCCTCGCCAACTCACACATCCAGGTCGACGCCCGTTACGACACCGACACCACCGTCCTCTGCTTCGAAAACGACATCCGTCAGGTCCTCAACAATCTCATCGCAAACGCCATCGACGCCATGCGCTCCGGCGGACGTCTCATCGTTCGCGCCCACGACGCCACCGACTACTCCCCCGAGTACCTTCAACCTCGCCCCGGCATTCGCATTACCATCGCCGACACCGGCCACGGCATGTCACCCACCGTGAAGTCGCGTCTCTTCGAGCCCTTCTACACCACCAAAGACCTCAACGGCACCGGCCTCGGCCTCTGGATCTCCTCCGGAATCGTCAGCCGCCATCAGGGCCGCCTCACCTACCGCAGCACAGACGACCCCATCCGTCACGGCACTATCTTCTCCCTCTTCCTCCCCTGGGCCGAGATAGCCCTGCCCACAACCAGTTAG